From a region of the Gossypium raimondii isolate GPD5lz chromosome 10, ASM2569854v1, whole genome shotgun sequence genome:
- the LOC105777486 gene encoding protein TRIGALACTOSYLDIACYLGLYCEROL 2, chloroplastic isoform X1: protein MVGNTLVQIPACPSLSSSTLTTLPHSSPKILPCLPPKLRMRLAKVRAMSASTEHNPQPGSSDQKNLLAVVLDIPRNIWRQTLRPLSDFGFGRRSIWEGGVGLFLVSGTVLLALSLAWLRGFQIRSKFRKYLAVFEFAQASGICTGTPVRIRGVTVGNVVRVNPSLKSIEAVVEVEDDKIIIPRNSLIEVNQSGLLMETLIDITPRDPIPSPSVGPLDAECVKEGLIVCDRQKIKGEQGVSLDALVGIVTRLARQMEEIGIANTYSLAERVAAVIQDAKPLLTKIEAMAEDVQPLLSELRDSGLLQEVENLTRSLTQASEDLRRVHSSIMTPENTELIQKSIYTLIFTLKNIENISSDILGFTGDESTRKNLKLLIKSLSRML, encoded by the exons ATGGTTGGAAATACATTAGTCCAGATTCCAGCATGCCCGTCTTTGTCATCTTCAACTTTGACCACACTCCCGCATTCTTCTCCAAAAATTTTGCCATGTCTTCCGCCTAAACTAAGAATGAGGCTGGCAAAAGTTAGAGCTATGTCTGCTAGTACGGAGCATAACCCACAGCCTGGTTCTTCAGATCAAAAGAATCTGCTTGCTGTTGTTTTAGATATTCCTCGGAATATTTGGAGACAAACATTACGTCCATTGAGTGATTTTGGGTTTGGTCGTAGAAGCATTTGGGAAGGTGGGGTTGGGTTGTTTCTTGTGTCAGGTACTGTGCTGCTTGCACTTAGTCTGGCTTGGTTGAGGGGGTTTCAGATTCGTTCTAAATTCCGGAAGTACCTAGCGGTGTTTGAATTTGCTCAGGCATCTGGTATTTGCACTGGAACACCTGTTAGGATTAGAGGGGTGACTGTAGGCAATGTTGTACGTGTTAATCCCTCCCTGAAAAGTATAGAAGCTGTTGTTGAG GTTGAAGATGATAAGATTATTATACCTCGAAATTCGCTGATTGAAGTCAACCAATCTGGTCTTTTGATGGAAACTTTGATTGACATCACACCACGGGATCCAATTCCATCACCTTCTGTGGGACCTCTCGATGCAGAATGTGTTAAGGAAGGCCTAATTGTATGTGATAGGCAAAAGATAAAGGGGGAACAAGGGGTAAGTCTGGATGCCTTGGTAGGGATTGTCACCCGTCTTGCTCGTCAAATGGAGGAAATTGGTATTGCCAACACCTATTCACTTGCCGAGCGCGTTGCTGCTGTTATTCAGGATGCAAAGCCCCTGCTTACAAAG ATTGAAGCCATGGCTGAAGATGTGCAACCTTTGTTATCTGAACTTCGTGATAGTGGTCTGCTTCAGGAGGTTGAGAATTTGACCAGAAGTCTAACACAAGCCTCTGAGGATTTAAG AAGGGTACATTCATCCATTATGACCCCTGAGAACACCGAATTgattcaaaaatcaatttatactCTGATTTTTACTTTGAAGAATATCGAG AATATAAGTTCTGATATACTGGGATTCACGGGTGATGAGTCTACAAGAAAGAACCTGAAATTACTTATCAAGTCGCTTAGCAGGATGTTGTGA
- the LOC105777486 gene encoding protein TRIGALACTOSYLDIACYLGLYCEROL 2, chloroplastic isoform X2, translated as MVGNTLVQIPACPSLSSSTLTTLPHSSPKILPCLPPKLRMRLAKVRAMSASTEHNPQPGSSDQKNLLAVVLDIPRNIWRQTLRPLSDFGFGRRSIWEGGVGLFLVSGTVLLALSLAWLRGFQIRSKFRKYLAVFEFAQASGICTGTPVRIRGVTVGNVVRVNPSLKSIEAVVEVEDDKIIIPRNSLIEVNQSGLLMETLIDITPRDPIPSPSVGPLDAECVKEGLIVCDRQKIKGEQGVSLDALVGIVTRLARQMEEIGIANTYSLAERVAAVIQDAKPLLTK; from the exons ATGGTTGGAAATACATTAGTCCAGATTCCAGCATGCCCGTCTTTGTCATCTTCAACTTTGACCACACTCCCGCATTCTTCTCCAAAAATTTTGCCATGTCTTCCGCCTAAACTAAGAATGAGGCTGGCAAAAGTTAGAGCTATGTCTGCTAGTACGGAGCATAACCCACAGCCTGGTTCTTCAGATCAAAAGAATCTGCTTGCTGTTGTTTTAGATATTCCTCGGAATATTTGGAGACAAACATTACGTCCATTGAGTGATTTTGGGTTTGGTCGTAGAAGCATTTGGGAAGGTGGGGTTGGGTTGTTTCTTGTGTCAGGTACTGTGCTGCTTGCACTTAGTCTGGCTTGGTTGAGGGGGTTTCAGATTCGTTCTAAATTCCGGAAGTACCTAGCGGTGTTTGAATTTGCTCAGGCATCTGGTATTTGCACTGGAACACCTGTTAGGATTAGAGGGGTGACTGTAGGCAATGTTGTACGTGTTAATCCCTCCCTGAAAAGTATAGAAGCTGTTGTTGAG GTTGAAGATGATAAGATTATTATACCTCGAAATTCGCTGATTGAAGTCAACCAATCTGGTCTTTTGATGGAAACTTTGATTGACATCACACCACGGGATCCAATTCCATCACCTTCTGTGGGACCTCTCGATGCAGAATGTGTTAAGGAAGGCCTAATTGTATGTGATAGGCAAAAGATAAAGGGGGAACAAGGGGTAAGTCTGGATGCCTTGGTAGGGATTGTCACCCGTCTTGCTCGTCAAATGGAGGAAATTGGTATTGCCAACACCTATTCACTTGCCGAGCGCGTTGCTGCTGTTATTCAGGATGCAAAGCCCCTGCTTACAAAG tgA
- the LOC105778649 gene encoding zinc finger BED domain-containing protein RICESLEEPER 2-like, which translates to MLVYLAVIFDLRCKMSFLDFGVNLLFPTIANDIMKMIDKDLHCLFNEYSSNAGRIEFFEGKSSYSTNLCSSMEIDQSEMKTGLTKQKYLKKKKQVVLESKSELDRYLGEDEEVNNSSSFDLLLWWKMNSPRFPILAQMARDILAIPILIVASKSAFSTVGCVLDSFRSSLTPIMVEALVCTQDWLRKSNDAINLEDYVDELQTMEDDLSKIPKDQEGNILSISL; encoded by the exons ATGCTAGTTTACTTGGCGGTCATCTTTGATCTGCGatgtaaaatgagttttttggaCTTTGGGGTCAACTTGCTTTTTCCTACTATTGCTAATGAcattatgaaaatgattgataAAGATTTGCATTGCTTGTTCAATGAGTATTCTTCTAATGCCGGGagaattgaattttttgaagGTAAATCTAGTTATTCGACAAATCTTTGCAGTTCAATGGAAATAGATCAGTCAGAAATGAAAACAGGCTTGACCAAACAAAAATATcttaagaagaagaaacaagttGTATTAGAAAGCAAATCTGAGTTGGATAGATATTTGGGTGAGGATGAAGAAGTAAACAATTCAAGTTCATTTGATTTACTATTGTGGTGGAAAATGAATAGTCCTAGATTCCCTATTCTTGCCCAAATGGCTCGAGATATTCTTGCTATTCCTATCTTAATAGTTGCCTCGAAAAGTGCATTTAGCACGGTTGGATGTGTTCTCGATAGTTTTAGAAGTTCTCTAACTCCTATCATGGTCGAAGCTTTGGTTTGCACACAAGATTGGCTTCGGAAATCTAATGATGCCATCAATCTTGAAGATTATGTTGATGAACTTCAAACCATGGAAGATg ACTTATCCAAAATACCCAAAGATCAAGAAGGTAACATACTTAGCATTAgtttataa